Proteins found in one Lycium ferocissimum isolate CSIRO_LF1 chromosome 6, AGI_CSIRO_Lferr_CH_V1, whole genome shotgun sequence genomic segment:
- the LOC132061320 gene encoding uncharacterized protein LOC132061320, with product MAPYESLYGRHYKLPFVWFELTEVELLGPDSVYEAIDKVSPMKGIMRFGRKGKLSPRFIGPYEILRRIGKQAYELKLSSKMAIVHPVFHILILRFYNVDPSQVLNHEEIEINEGFSCEEEPVQVLDRQVRRLRMKDVASVKVL from the exons atggctccttatgaatCTCTTTATGGGAGGCATTACAAATTGCCATTTGTGTGGTTTGAACTGACTGAAGTAGAGCTACTGGGTCCTGACTCAGTTTATGAAGCAATTGATAAG gtatcaccaatgaaaggaaTTATGCGGTTTGgtagaaagggtaagcttagccctcgTTTTATTGGACCTTACGAGATTTTGAGAAGAATTGGAAAACAGGCTTACGAGTTGAAGTTATCATCTAAGATGGCTATAGTGCATCCTGTGTTTCACATTTTGATATTAAGGTTTTACAATGTTGATCCTTCTCAGGTCTTGAATCATGAAGAGATTGAAATCAACGAAGGGTTTTCTTGTGAAGAAGAACCTGTACAAGTCTTGGATCGTCAAGTTAGGAGGTTGAGAATGAAAGATGTGGCTTCGGTTAAAGTCTTGTAG
- the LOC132061321 gene encoding uncharacterized protein LOC132061321: protein MVRVVERSRLEHFVSSWGANIAADALSRKSMDGELVGVTPARSDISERIKSKQYEDGPLVKLRDGMEKVEYTLFTVGADDYVLRLQGRLCVPDVDGYTKMYKDLMHHYWWRSMKVKAEHQRPGCLARNIKISQWKWEVSNMDFVVGLQHTKAKFDSIWVIVDRPTRSIHLLHVKMTDTAVQYAKLYLKEIVRLHGIPTSTISDRRTQFTAHLWK from the exons atggttagagttgttgaaagatcaCGACTTGaacattttgtatcatcctggggGGCGAATATTGCTGCTGATGCATTGAGCCGGAAATCTATGG ATGGAGAGTTAGTGGGAGTCACACCCGCGCGATCTGATATTTCAGAGAGAATCAAGTCCAAGCAATACGAAGATGGACCATTGGTGAAACTGCGAGATGGAATGGAAAAGGTCGAGTACACTTTATTCACAGTTGGGGCTGATGACTATGTCCTAAGGCTGCAGGGACGTctatgtgttcccgatgttgatG GATACACCAAGATGTATAAAGATTTGATGCATCACTATTGGTGGAGGAGCATGAAG GTTaaggctgaacatcaaaggcctggATGCCTTGCTCGGAATATCAAAATTTCacaatggaagtgggaggtgagcaatatggattttgttgtgggtttaCAGCACACAAAGGCCAAgtttgattcaatttgggtgatcgtggatagacccACAAGGTCTATCCATCTTCTTCATGTGAAGATGACAGATACCGCGGTGCAGTATGCCAAGTTATATCTAAAGGAGATAGTTAGATTGCATGGGATTCCGACATCCACCATATCTGATAGACGTACGCAATTTACGGCTCATTTATGGAAATag